A genomic region of Lysinibacillus sp. 2017 contains the following coding sequences:
- a CDS encoding DUF3397 domain-containing protein, protein MLVVQFVLATIILCPILAFIVTQIICRKIRLGKHKAIGYSADVTTGLLFFSVPIAIQALWDKSVVIPVLVTALIIAILFTYIDWRTKKEIEVKPLFKKIWRIYFILLSITYFLIWAVGLTHSVIIFMMVD, encoded by the coding sequence ATGTTAGTTGTTCAATTTGTATTAGCAACCATAATATTATGTCCAATTCTTGCATTTATCGTGACACAAATTATTTGTCGTAAAATTCGACTGGGTAAGCATAAAGCAATTGGTTATTCAGCGGATGTAACGACAGGGTTATTGTTTTTTTCTGTGCCAATCGCCATCCAAGCTTTATGGGATAAGTCAGTAGTTATCCCTGTATTAGTTACGGCGCTTATTATAGCAATTCTTTTTACATATATTGATTGGCGAACAAAGAAGGAAATCGAAGTAAAACCGCTATTTAAAAAAATATGGCGCATTTATTTTATCCTTTTAAGTATTACATATTTTTTAATATGGGCAGTTGGTTTAACACACTCAGTAATTATTTTTATGATGGTGGATTAA
- a CDS encoding acyl-CoA carboxylase subunit beta translates to MTQSTYNNHLQQKIDTINAGGQSKYHEKLKETNKLFVRDRLKLLFDDGQYEEDGRFANCEAGDLPADGVVTAIGQIDGQTVCVMANDSTIKAGSWGSRTVEKIIRIQETAEKLQVPILYLVDSAGARITDQLKMFPGRRGAGRIFHNQVRMSGMVPQICILFGPSAAGGAYIPAFCDIVIMVDGNASMYLGSPRMAEKVIGEKVTLEEMGGARMHCTVSGCGDVLAENEEQAILHARRYISYFPANFAEFPPLEEVKAPIASKPLEEIIPENQNAPFDMYECIDQLIDADSFFEVKKLFAPELITGLARIDGQVVGIVANQPKVKGGVLFVDSADKASKFITLCDAFSIPLLFLADVPGFMIGTKVERAGIIRHGAKFISAMSSATVPKISVIIRKAYGAGLYAMCGPAFDPDVVIALPTAQIAVMGPEAAVNAVYSNKIEAIVDPKERMQFVKQKIEEYKEEIDLYKLASEMVIDDIVAPNQLRTTLVQRLNYYNSKQMVLPYRKHPVYPV, encoded by the coding sequence ATGACGCAGTCAACATATAATAATCACTTACAACAAAAAATTGACACCATCAATGCAGGTGGTCAATCAAAATATCATGAAAAGTTAAAAGAAACGAACAAATTATTTGTGCGTGACCGCTTGAAGCTATTGTTTGATGACGGGCAATATGAAGAAGATGGACGTTTTGCAAATTGCGAAGCGGGCGATTTACCAGCAGATGGCGTCGTGACAGCAATTGGTCAAATTGATGGGCAAACTGTATGTGTTATGGCCAATGATTCGACAATTAAAGCAGGTTCTTGGGGTTCACGCACAGTTGAAAAAATTATTCGAATTCAAGAAACGGCAGAGAAATTACAAGTGCCAATTTTATACTTAGTAGATTCTGCGGGAGCACGCATTACCGATCAATTGAAGATGTTCCCTGGCAGACGTGGTGCGGGGCGAATTTTCCACAATCAAGTTCGTATGAGTGGGATGGTACCTCAAATTTGTATTCTATTCGGTCCATCAGCTGCAGGTGGGGCTTATATTCCTGCATTTTGTGACATTGTTATCATGGTGGATGGCAATGCTTCTATGTATTTAGGCTCGCCGCGTATGGCAGAAAAAGTTATTGGAGAAAAAGTAACGTTAGAGGAAATGGGCGGCGCGCGCATGCACTGTACAGTAAGTGGCTGTGGAGATGTACTTGCGGAAAATGAAGAGCAGGCAATACTGCATGCTCGCCGCTATATTAGCTATTTCCCTGCGAACTTTGCGGAGTTTCCTCCACTTGAAGAAGTGAAGGCACCAATTGCTAGTAAACCGTTAGAAGAAATCATTCCAGAAAATCAAAACGCACCATTTGATATGTATGAATGCATTGACCAATTAATTGATGCTGATAGTTTCTTTGAAGTTAAAAAATTATTTGCACCAGAGCTTATTACAGGCTTAGCAAGAATTGACGGGCAAGTAGTTGGAATTGTTGCGAATCAGCCAAAAGTAAAAGGCGGCGTTCTATTTGTAGATTCTGCGGATAAGGCATCGAAGTTTATTACATTATGTGATGCCTTTTCAATTCCGCTGTTATTTTTAGCGGATGTACCAGGCTTTATGATTGGAACAAAGGTAGAACGCGCTGGAATCATTCGTCATGGAGCAAAATTTATTTCCGCGATGAGTTCGGCAACTGTTCCGAAAATCTCGGTTATTATTCGTAAAGCGTACGGAGCTGGCCTTTATGCGATGTGTGGACCGGCATTTGATCCAGATGTAGTTATTGCGCTACCGACAGCTCAAATTGCAGTTATGGGTCCTGAAGCGGCTGTGAACGCTGTCTATTCGAATAAAATAGAAGCAATTGTAGATCCGAAAGAACGTATGCAATTTGTGAAGCAAAAAATCGAAGAGTATAAAGAAGAGATTGATCTTTATAAATTAGCATCGGAAATGGTTATTGATGATATTGTTGCACCAAATCAATTGAGAACGACATTGGTTCAACGTTTAAATTATTATAATTCTAAACAAATGGTGCTTCCATATCGAAAACATCCAGTGTATCCAGTATAA
- the rsmH gene encoding 16S rRNA (cytosine(1402)-N(4))-methyltransferase RsmH: MFDHTTVLLKETVDGLNINPDGIYVDCTLGGAGHSEYLVKQLSSKGRLICFDQDTIAIENAKVRLADYLDRVTFVHSNFRYLKEELYNLNIHQVDGILYDLGVSSPQLDTPERGFSYHYDAPLDMRMDQTAELTAYHVVNEWAFGDLLRIFFRYGEEKFSKQIARKIEQAREIAPIETTAQLVELIKDGIPAPARRKGGHPAKRIFQAIRIAVNDELGAAEDSLADAIELLAIGGRISVITFHSLEDRLTKTMFKEASSLPDLPPGLPIIPDHMKPMLKLVTRKPILPTEEELEANNRSRSAKLRIAEKINDKGRG; this comes from the coding sequence ATGTTTGATCATACAACCGTATTATTGAAAGAAACTGTTGACGGGTTGAACATCAATCCTGATGGTATTTATGTAGATTGTACTCTAGGCGGTGCAGGTCACAGTGAATACTTAGTAAAACAATTGTCATCAAAAGGTCGATTAATTTGCTTTGACCAAGATACGATCGCTATTGAAAATGCGAAAGTACGGTTAGCGGACTATTTAGATCGTGTAACATTCGTACATTCAAACTTCCGCTATTTAAAAGAAGAACTATACAATTTGAATATTCATCAAGTAGATGGAATTTTATATGATTTAGGTGTTTCATCACCACAGTTAGATACGCCAGAGCGTGGCTTTAGTTATCATTATGATGCACCACTTGATATGCGTATGGACCAAACGGCTGAACTAACTGCGTATCATGTAGTAAATGAATGGGCTTTTGGAGATTTACTACGTATTTTCTTCCGTTATGGTGAAGAAAAGTTCTCGAAACAAATTGCGCGTAAAATTGAACAAGCTCGAGAAATTGCACCAATCGAAACGACAGCTCAATTAGTAGAACTAATTAAAGATGGAATTCCAGCTCCTGCTCGTCGAAAAGGTGGACATCCTGCAAAACGAATTTTCCAAGCTATTCGTATCGCGGTAAACGACGAATTAGGTGCAGCAGAAGATTCATTAGCAGATGCTATTGAACTATTGGCAATTGGTGGACGTATTAGCGTTATTACATTCCATTCATTAGAAGACCGTTTAACAAAAACAATGTTTAAAGAAGCTTCATCACTTCCAGATTTACCACCAGGTTTACCGATTATTCCAGATCATATGAAACCGATGTTGAAATTAGTGACTAGAAAACCAATTTTACCAACTGAAGAGGAGTTAGAGGCGAATAATCGTTCACGTTCAGCAAAACTACGAATTGCTGAAAAAATAAACGATAAAGGACGTGGGTAA
- the ftsL gene encoding cell division protein FtsL — MAVRVRQTYIQHQPELPEQEQQRLPVQPKKRKPRLFSVREQFLFIIFAIVVASFAVSILHTQGDIQSKSMEIQKIEREITEANNNNVDLKVRVSELSTHERIWEKAKELGLTQNEKNVKVVPGE, encoded by the coding sequence ATGGCAGTTAGGGTAAGGCAAACATATATTCAACATCAGCCAGAACTACCCGAACAGGAGCAACAAAGGCTACCAGTCCAACCTAAAAAGAGAAAACCAAGGTTGTTTTCTGTTCGGGAACAGTTTTTATTTATCATTTTTGCAATTGTTGTAGCATCATTCGCCGTTTCCATTTTACATACACAAGGTGATATTCAGTCGAAGAGTATGGAAATCCAAAAAATTGAGCGAGAAATTACAGAGGCAAATAATAATAACGTAGATTTAAAAGTACGTGTAAGTGAGTTATCAACTCATGAACGTATTTGGGAAAAAGCGAAAGAACTCGGTTTAACACAAAATGAGAAAAATGTGAAGGTAGTGCCGGGAGAATGA
- the bshC gene encoding bacillithiol biosynthesis cysteine-adding enzyme BshC — protein sequence MKLEQIQSPVNNKLLADYWAENTAIHSFFDYQYNEQAFYERATYLQNKTHRSEQLAQIIREYMSQYGVSEKVNEHLIELEQGALVIVGGQQSGLLTGPLYSVHKAISVILLAKQQREKLSIPVVPMFWIAGEDHDIEEINHTYTIVDAEVKKRGYSERSKFKTMASTTVLNQEAIQQFIATVFKDFGETQYTEQLLNTVLAHANSSSTFTDFFTRLMNDLFKNHGLLLLDATYGPFRQYEKAYFEAIIKNNEEIAHKVVAQEEKLVQAGYSMPIGATKQNANLFYVKDGERFLLERKEGRFKNVLAHANFSKEDLLGLAKNEPQLLSNNVVTRPLMQEMTIPVLSFVGGPGELAYWATLKPAFETLNLQMPIFAPRMNITMLTRQVQTLLQQNNITVEQAINNGVEQKLAKFVESIQDEKSQQLIEQMNDQLAEQYEQLSTYLQQGNYHLESLIKKNKDYHERQFRYLQEKIKQQDTEKHDVAIRQYKTIQSELYPNGGYQERVYSPYQYMNVYGSTLIDDLLSLDMEISNRHNIVSL from the coding sequence ATGAAGCTGGAACAAATACAATCCCCAGTGAATAATAAATTATTAGCGGATTATTGGGCTGAAAATACAGCGATACATTCATTTTTTGATTATCAATACAATGAGCAGGCCTTTTACGAACGTGCGACCTATTTACAAAACAAAACGCATCGTTCTGAACAACTAGCTCAAATTATACGCGAATATATGTCACAATACGGCGTATCTGAAAAGGTAAATGAACATTTAATAGAGTTAGAACAAGGTGCGCTTGTTATTGTAGGCGGTCAGCAATCAGGATTATTAACGGGGCCGCTCTATTCCGTGCATAAGGCGATTTCAGTTATTCTCTTAGCAAAACAGCAACGTGAAAAATTGAGTATACCCGTTGTACCAATGTTTTGGATTGCTGGAGAAGACCACGATATTGAAGAAATTAATCATACGTATACGATCGTTGATGCAGAAGTAAAAAAGCGTGGCTATAGCGAACGCTCAAAATTTAAAACAATGGCTTCAACGACTGTGTTGAATCAAGAAGCCATACAACAATTTATTGCGACTGTTTTTAAAGATTTTGGAGAAACGCAATATACGGAACAATTATTAAATACAGTTTTAGCACATGCAAATAGCAGTTCAACATTCACAGATTTCTTCACAAGATTAATGAATGATCTATTTAAAAATCATGGCTTGCTGTTATTAGATGCGACGTACGGTCCATTCCGTCAATACGAAAAGGCCTATTTTGAAGCAATCATTAAAAATAATGAAGAAATTGCCCATAAAGTTGTTGCGCAAGAAGAAAAATTAGTACAAGCAGGTTATTCGATGCCGATTGGTGCAACAAAACAAAATGCTAACTTGTTTTACGTGAAAGATGGGGAACGCTTTTTACTTGAACGTAAAGAGGGTCGCTTTAAAAATGTTCTAGCTCACGCAAATTTCTCGAAAGAGGATTTATTGGGACTAGCTAAAAATGAGCCGCAGCTACTAAGCAACAATGTTGTGACGCGTCCACTTATGCAAGAAATGACGATTCCTGTATTATCGTTTGTTGGTGGACCTGGAGAGTTAGCTTATTGGGCTACGTTAAAGCCAGCGTTTGAAACACTAAATTTACAAATGCCGATTTTTGCACCAAGAATGAATATTACGATGCTGACAAGACAAGTTCAAACGCTATTACAGCAAAATAATATAACAGTTGAACAAGCAATAAATAATGGAGTCGAACAAAAATTAGCGAAGTTTGTTGAAAGTATTCAAGATGAAAAGTCTCAGCAATTAATCGAACAAATGAATGACCAACTCGCAGAACAATATGAGCAACTTTCGACATATTTACAGCAAGGAAATTATCATTTAGAGTCGTTAATTAAAAAAAATAAAGATTATCATGAACGACAGTTCCGCTATCTACAGGAAAAAATTAAACAGCAAGATACGGAAAAACATGATGTGGCCATTCGTCAATACAAAACAATTCAGTCAGAGCTTTACCCGAATGGTGGCTATCAAGAACGGGTGTACAGTCCATATCAATATATGAATGTATATGGATCGACATTAATTGATGATTTACTGTCGTTAGATATGGAAATTTCTAATCGACATAATATTGTATCGCTATAA
- the mraZ gene encoding division/cell wall cluster transcriptional repressor MraZ, translating into MFMGEFQHSIDVKGRMIVPAKFREPLGETFVLTRGLDQCIFGYPMDEWRKLEEKLKDLPMTKKDARAFARFFFSGATEVEVDKQGRINIPSTLIGYAHLEKECVVLGVSSKIEIWAKEAWNEYFNNSAESFNEIAENLIGFDF; encoded by the coding sequence ATGTTCATGGGAGAATTTCAACATTCGATCGATGTTAAAGGCCGTATGATTGTACCTGCAAAGTTTCGTGAACCACTTGGTGAAACCTTTGTACTAACACGGGGTCTTGATCAATGTATTTTTGGATACCCTATGGATGAATGGCGAAAACTCGAAGAGAAATTAAAAGATTTACCGATGACCAAGAAAGATGCTCGAGCATTTGCACGATTTTTCTTTTCTGGTGCTACTGAAGTAGAAGTAGACAAGCAGGGCCGAATTAACATTCCATCAACACTAATTGGATACGCTCATCTTGAAAAAGAGTGCGTTGTATTAGGCGTATCGAGTAAAATTGAAATTTGGGCTAAAGAGGCTTGGAACGAGTACTTTAATAATTCGGCGGAATCCTTTAATGAGATTGCTGAAAATTTAATTGGCTTTGATTTCTAA
- a CDS encoding acetyl-CoA carboxylase biotin carboxyl carrier protein subunit: protein MAEVKAQMAGTVFEVSVKEGGSVTKGQTLIILESMKMEIAHDSESDGTVVKIHVTEGDFVEENDVLVELA, encoded by the coding sequence ATGGCAGAAGTAAAAGCACAAATGGCAGGAACAGTTTTTGAGGTAAGTGTAAAAGAAGGCGGTAGTGTAACAAAGGGGCAGACACTTATCATTTTAGAATCTATGAAAATGGAAATTGCACATGATTCAGAAAGTGATGGAACAGTAGTGAAGATCCATGTAACTGAAGGAGATTTTGTTGAAGAAAATGATGTATTAGTGGAACTAGCTTAA
- a CDS encoding transcriptional regulator — translation MEQKRRKDQWTLADDEKLAEIVIQTVQNGRTQLEAFEQAAQALNRTKQACGFRWNKTLRAQYGQVLNSVRKRPKQLMRSHLKLALSSFEELTEAYNDLEMKYSELQTEYEKVLKWMQQGALLIREKTNQ, via the coding sequence ATGGAACAAAAAAGAAGGAAAGACCAATGGACTTTAGCAGATGATGAAAAGCTTGCGGAAATTGTTATTCAAACAGTTCAAAATGGACGCACACAGCTCGAAGCGTTTGAACAAGCTGCACAGGCGTTGAATCGTACGAAGCAAGCGTGTGGGTTTCGATGGAATAAGACGTTACGAGCGCAGTATGGACAAGTTTTAAATAGTGTTAGAAAACGTCCTAAACAATTAATGCGCAGTCATTTAAAGTTAGCATTATCAAGTTTTGAAGAATTAACAGAAGCTTATAATGATTTAGAAATGAAATACTCGGAGCTTCAAACCGAATATGAAAAGGTTTTAAAGTGGATGCAACAAGGCGCTTTACTAATAAGGGAAAAAACAAATCAATGA
- a CDS encoding ketopantoate reductase family protein, translated as MQIEIIGAGAVGLLLASFYAENGAEVRLITRAKNKQEKYIQIKRTNTDATTQFFQVEEASTIRQDTDLVIIAVKYGQLQQVYEQLKTIRSTIPLLFVQNGIAHFEEAMQLEQQNIAFSSVQFGAQKLDVHHVAHKGMGLMKIAVGKGELSKFSIVKSFSSDLLPILFELDAEAMLMEKALLNSFINPLTAILRVKNGQLIEQNNAFQLLKSLYNEIIDTFPQYADTFQFEQVVGLCEKTSQNTSSMLADIQAGRKTEIDTIVGAILKKAHIQNKQMPMLQTLYMLVKAFEESGETM; from the coding sequence ATGCAAATTGAAATCATTGGCGCGGGCGCTGTGGGATTATTATTAGCAAGTTTTTATGCGGAAAACGGAGCGGAAGTTCGTCTCATTACAAGAGCGAAAAATAAGCAGGAAAAATACATACAAATTAAGCGAACAAATACAGATGCAACTACGCAGTTTTTTCAAGTGGAGGAAGCATCAACTATTCGTCAAGATACGGATTTAGTCATCATTGCTGTGAAGTATGGACAATTACAACAGGTATATGAGCAGTTAAAAACAATTCGTTCTACGATACCGCTTTTATTTGTTCAAAACGGCATTGCGCATTTCGAAGAAGCGATGCAATTAGAACAGCAGAACATAGCCTTTAGTTCCGTTCAATTTGGTGCACAGAAGCTAGATGTCCATCATGTTGCACATAAAGGTATGGGGTTGATGAAAATTGCGGTAGGAAAAGGAGAGCTCTCGAAATTTTCTATAGTAAAATCGTTTTCGAGCGACCTGCTACCCATTTTGTTTGAGTTAGATGCAGAAGCCATGCTTATGGAAAAAGCATTATTAAATAGCTTTATTAATCCGTTAACTGCCATTCTTCGGGTAAAAAATGGTCAGCTAATTGAGCAAAACAATGCTTTTCAATTATTAAAAAGTTTATATAATGAAATAATAGATACGTTTCCTCAATATGCCGATACTTTTCAATTTGAACAGGTGGTCGGGCTATGTGAGAAAACGTCGCAAAATACATCGTCTATGTTAGCAGACATTCAAGCAGGTAGAAAAACAGAAATTGATACCATTGTTGGCGCTATTTTAAAAAAAGCGCATATACAAAATAAGCAAATGCCAATGTTACAAACGCTTTATATGCTGGTAAAAGCGTTTGAGGAGAGCGGTGAGACAATGTGA